In Buchnera aphidicola (Chaitophorus populicola), a single window of DNA contains:
- the fbaA gene encoding class II fructose-bisphosphate aldolase: protein MNIIKKKIPVGVLNGYETKKIFELAKKNNFAIPSINCINTDSINTILKTAKDMRSPVIIQFSYGGSIFFSGLQNTKKKIFQKAIDGAISGAQHIHLMSKYYNIPIILHTDHCNKELLPWIKGLIKAGKKFFKKNQRPLFSSHMLDLSHESLKNNIQICTKYLKKIKKIDMLLEIELGCTGGEEDGIDNNNLEKKYLYTKPKEVNYAYKKLSKISSLFSIAASFGNVHGVYKAGNVDLKPKILKKSQIYVQKKNNISRINPLNFVFHGGSGSSLLDIHKSIKYGVVKINFDTDIQWYSWEGILKFYKKYKNYLQSQLGNPEGINKPNKKYYDPRNWIKKSQNNTSTRLKKIFKNLNAINIL, encoded by the coding sequence ATGAATATAATTAAAAAAAAAATTCCCGTAGGTGTTTTAAACGGATATGAAACCAAAAAAATTTTTGAATTAGCTAAAAAAAATAATTTCGCTATACCATCGATTAATTGTATAAATACAGATTCTATAAATACTATATTGAAAACAGCTAAAGATATGCGATCTCCTGTTATTATACAGTTTTCATATGGAGGATCAATATTTTTTTCTGGATTACAAAATACTAAAAAAAAAATATTTCAAAAAGCAATTGATGGAGCTATATCAGGCGCTCAACATATTCATTTAATGTCAAAATATTATAATATTCCAATTATCTTACATACTGATCATTGTAATAAAGAATTATTACCTTGGATTAAAGGATTAATTAAAGCTGGAAAAAAATTTTTTAAGAAAAATCAACGTCCTTTATTTTCTTCTCATATGTTAGATTTATCACATGAATCATTAAAAAATAATATCCAGATATGTACTAAATATTTAAAGAAAATAAAAAAAATTGATATGCTATTAGAAATTGAACTTGGTTGCACTGGAGGAGAAGAAGATGGAATTGATAATAATAATTTAGAAAAAAAATATTTATACACAAAACCAAAAGAAGTAAATTATGCGTATAAAAAACTTTCTAAAATTAGTTCACTATTTTCTATTGCAGCATCTTTTGGAAATGTACATGGAGTATATAAAGCAGGAAACGTAGATTTAAAACCTAAAATATTAAAAAAATCTCAAATATATGTACAAAAAAAAAATAATATCTCTCGTATAAATCCTTTAAATTTTGTTTTTCATGGAGGATCAGGATCATCTTTACTTGACATTCATAAATCTATTAAATATGGAGTAGTTAAAATAAATTTTGATACCGATATACAATGGTATTCATGGGAAGGAATATTAAAATTTTATAAAAAATATAAAAATTATTTACAAAGTCAATTAGGAAATCCAGAAGGAATTAATAAACCTAATAAGAAATATTATGATCCAAGAAATTGGATAAAAAAATCGCAAAATAACACTTCTACAAGACTAAAAAAAATATTTAAAAACTTAAA